One Etheostoma cragini isolate CJK2018 chromosome 6, CSU_Ecrag_1.0, whole genome shotgun sequence DNA window includes the following coding sequences:
- the arid1aa gene encoding AT-rich interactive domain-containing protein 1A isoform X4 codes for MAAQVASAATLNTSPPSELKKPDRDNKEDSVPGEKQSDKKLPGLDSDSPGRGDLQDGADGRNAGGGGEPEMKNGNGNPPRANNNNQNDSVGPEGNNHPGLVHHHGTAFPPPSYGYSQHYGRAPFHQHGGQQSPGMAAAAGPVVQSSNMMDPYQPNSHEHGFSNHQFNNYNPFPNRTPYPGQAYAMNSPRSTQAPTAGGQPANVKQQPPAGGPTAMAGSYSNQRYNIGNPQPTSTPTLNKLLTSPSATRGYPNYPSNDYSSQEGANKGPADMGSSGLYGGSNPGWQQRSHHPSPMSPGSAGQPLVRNQPPGPIDPMAKMRGQPYGAGSPYNQQAPQGPPTGPQQGPGYPGQGYGPPGPQRFPVGMQGRTPGSMGSMSYGPQMGSYGQQGPGGYGSQSQAPYYGQPGQAPHPSQQQTPYSQPTSVQPGGQTPYPGQTHPPPTSAPHNQGTQPYQQPHMPPQSQGQLPGPSQGPPQSQPPYSQTSAPQSGQSLYAQQQGPPNQAPQPPSSQEPTGPQGQSNYPGSTQGPQQPPSQQQQAQSQPPQQPPGHSQHPQGQTTAYPQNPQQPQQQQAQQSPYQRFPPPQQQEVSQDSFQSSAPPSTQPKTGPEDSQGRPSSLPVSFAFRPRDLSGSIDDLPTGAEGALSPGVSTSGVSSSQGEQSNQAQSPFSPHTSPHLPGLRGPSPSPAGSPASASTPRTGPLSPANMPVTQMPPRPSSVQSDGSLHPAMSQSPMAQDRGFMQRNPQMTYGSPQSASALSPRQSSGGQMHPGMGPYQQNNSMGGYGQQGGQYGPQGYPRQPGYSNMPNANYTGPGIGPINSMAGQGAGPPYSGMPPGRMPPNQMGARPYGPNMGPNMGPNMGPNIPPNMGNMPPQVGSGMCPPPGMNRKPQDPTAMQHPATNSMHNRMPGYPNMSPGMIGSGPPYGPPMNNMPGMMNTQGGSPYPMGPNMANNSSGMAPSPEVNNKMNNKVDGSGTPKPEPKSKKSNSSTTTNEKITRLYELGPEPDRKMWVDRYLAFIEEKAMGMTNLPAVGRKPLDLFRLYMSVKEIGSMAQVSKNKKWRDLATSLNVGTSSSAASSLKKQYIQCLYAFECKIERGEDPPPEIFTDNKKNQAAKVQPPSPAGSGSLQGPQTPQSNSSSMAEGGDLKPPTPASTPHTQMPPMPPGPRSSVNLQDPFSEVSDPAFPRKNMTPNSAYQAGMNTPDMQGRMGTYEPNKDPFGNMRKVGEHFLPANQGPNSGVGDQQQQQQPPQQQQPPFNRGPPGAIGTMPMGPRQQFPYGPGYDRRSEQGMGPEGNMGPGAPQPNPMIPANADTGMYSPNRFPPQQPRHDSYGNQYPGQGTPPTGSYPNQQPGMYPQQQQSYKRPVEGGYPPSKRHETEYSGPFHGGQQPPPQQQPGGTSAPSSGQQEYNQYSGNGPYPGSDRRPPGPGNQFPFPFGRERMPVATGPNAQPNMPPQMMQSGPEGPQGGMWQGPRDINYQSYPSRQGGPGGPPQGPGYPGMNRSEEMMSSEQRMNHDGQWGGQMGPRQPPYGPAGPGQPMPRSVQPNYQPLQGVQNHIPQVSSPASMPRPMDSRTSPSKSPYIHGVMKMQKAGPPVPASHIVPPPVQSPLIRRDMPFPPGSIEASHPVLKPRRRLTVKDIGTPEAWRVMMSLKSGLLAESTWALDTINILLYDDNSISTFDLNTLPGLLELVVEYFRRCLIEIFGILREYEVGDPGQRTLLDPDALKQDLDSAEEEEQRAEDMEQEEVDDEDEEERETEGPARVKEEEEEEEDQCSESRGRDEKTEDEERKSKGSSSEQTGSSQSLAASERPKQASKFDKFPLKVVRKKDPFATSKLNNHGKLQEFDSGLLHWSAGGGDSTDHIQTHFEPRKDFLEPRERVSVPSNLLRQRVPEEVSLENCLPSEEEKSKSPDEEERPKETASPEKASSSHSSEEERKTDLETMTVEKVAKIHQENSRPIPFPGSVLTQQAQQNGTILEDEPHSKDEGPLVALANWQDSLARRCICVSNIIRSLSFVPGNDHEMSKHPGLLLLLGRLILLHHRHPERKQAPLTYEKDEDSDEGMGQRDEWWWDCLELLRENTLVTLANISGQLDLSIYPESICLPLLDGLLHWAVCPSAEAQDPFPTLGPHSALSPQRLVLETLSKLSIQDNNVDLILATPPFSRLEKLYGNLVRLIGDRKVAVCREMAVVLLANLAQGDAVAARAIAVQKGSVGNLLGFLEDSLAATQLQQSQSSLLHLQGMHFEPTSPDMMRRAARALYALAKVEENHSEFTLQESRLLDLSVSPLMNSLVSHVICDVLFLIGQS; via the exons ATGGCCGCTCAGGTCGCCAGCGCCGCAACTCTTAACACTAGCCCGCCTTCGGAACTAAAAAAACCGGATCGAGACAACAAGGAGGATTCGGTACCGGGGGAGAAGCAGTCAGACAAAAAGCTGCCGGGCTTGGACAGCGATTCGCCGGGCCGGGGAGATCTGCAGGACGGGGCCGACGGTAGAAAtgcagggggaggaggggaacCTGAGATGAAGAACGGGAATGGGAACCCGCCCAGGGCTAACAATAATAACCAGAATGACTCTGTCGGACCGGAGGGAAATAACCACCCCGGGTTGGTGCATCATCACGGCACGGCGTTTCCTCCACCTTCGTACGGATATAGTCAGCACTACGGTCGGGCCCCTTTTCATCAACATGGCGGACAACAAAGCCCTGGCATGGCAGCTGCTGCGGGTCCGGTCGTTCAGTCGAGCAACATGATGGACCCATATCAACCTAATTCACACGAACATGGCTTTTCAAACCACCAGTTTAACAATTACAACCCATTCCCTAACAGGACTCCATATCCCGGCCAAGCATACGCCATGAACTCCCCTCGCAGTACCCAGGCGCCGACAGCTGGGGGGCAGCCAGCTAATGTTAAGCAGCAGCCACCAGCGGGAGGACCCACGGCGATGGCTGGATCCTACAGTAACCAGAGATATAACATTGGAAACCCACAACCTACATCCACACCGACACTCAACAAGCTCCTAACCTCCCCCAGCGCAACGCGGGGATATCCAAACTATCCGTCTAACGACTACAGTAGCCAAGAAGGAGCTAATAAGGGACCAGCAGACATGGGCAGTAGCGGTCTGTATGGAGGGAGCAATCCGGGTTGGCAACAAAGAAGCCATCACCCGTCGCCTATGAGCCCGGGAAGTGCCGGGCAGCCACTAGTTAGAAACCAG CCACCTGGTCCTATTGACCCAATGGCAAAAATGAGAGGTCAACCATACGGAGCAGGCAGTCCATACAATCAGCAGGCGCCGCAGGGGCCTCCCACAGGTCCACAACAGGGGCCCGGTTACCCTGGCCAGGGTTATGGCCCCCCAGGTCCTCAGCGATTCCCAGTGGGAATGCAAGGACGTACCCCTGGAAGCATGGGTAGCATGTCGTATGGTCCACAG ATGGGATCTTATGGACAACAGGGACCAGGAGGCTATGGCTCTCAGAGCCAGGCACCTTATTACGGCCAGCCCGGCCAGGCTCCTCACCCAAGCCAGCAGCAAACCCCCTACTCCCAGCCCACATCGGTGCAACCGGGTGGCCAGACACCTTACCCAGGGCAAACCCACCCTCCGCCGACGTCTGCTCCACACAACCAGGGAACACAACCCTATCAGCAGCCTCACATGCCCCCACAGTCCCAGGGGCAATTGCCAGGCCCATCCCAAGGGCCGCCACAGTCTCAGCCCCCTTATTCCCAAACCTCTGCCCCACAATCTGGCCAGTCTCTCTACGCCCAGCAGCAGGGACCTCCCAATCAGGCCCCACAGCCGCCAAGTTCCCAGGAACCCACTGGACCACAGGGCCAGTCAAACTATCCTGGATCCACACAGGGGCCTCAGCAGCCCCCCTCGCAGCAACAGCAGGCACAGTCTCAGCCTCCACAGCAGCCACCGGGACACAGCCAACACCCACAGGGCCAGACTACAGCATACCCGCAGAACCCTCAGCAGCCGCAACAGCAGCAAGCACAACAGTCACCTTATCAGCGCTTTCCTCCTCCACAACAGCAG GAGGTATCGCAGGACTCATTTCAATCCAGCGCCCCTCCATCCACCCAGCCTAAAACTGGCCCAGAGGACAGTCAAGGCCGCCCCTCCAGCCTTCCGGTCAGTTTTGCTTTTCGTCCTCGT GATCTGTCAGGGTCCATCGATGACCTGCCTACAGGTGCTGAAGGTGCCCTGAGTCCTGGTGTGAGCACGTCAGGTGTGTCAAGCAGCCAGGGTGAGCAGAGTAACCAGGCTCAGTCGCCCTTCTCTCCTCACACGTCTCCCCACCTGCCAGGCCTCCGGGGGCCTTCACCTTCGCCAGCTGGCTCCCCTGCCAGCGCTAGCACACCCCGCACAGGACCGCTGTCACCCGCCAACATGCCAG TGACCCAGATGCCCCCCAGGCCATCAAGTGTGCAGTCAGATGGGAGTCTACACCCTGCAATGAGCCAGTCTCCTATGGCCCAGGACAGAG GGTTTATGCAGAGAAACCCTCAGATGACTTATGGCTCCCCCCAGTCAGCCTCTGCACTGTCGCCACGCCAGTCTTCAGGGGGACAGATGCATCCTGGGATGGGCCCATATCAGCAGAACAACTCCATGGGTGGCTATGGACAACAGGGAGGACAATATGGCCCCCAAG GTTATCCCCGTCAACCGGGCTATAGCAACATGCCCAACGCAAACTACACTGGGCCAGGCATAGGCCCAATAAACTCCATGGCAGGACAGGGTGCGGGGCCGCCGTATTCTGGCATGCCCCCAGGAAGGATGCCTCCTAATCAAATGGGGGCACGTCCCTACGGCCCCAATATGGGTCCAAATATGGGGCCCAACATGGGTCCAAACATCCCTCCTAACATGGGCAACATGCCGCCCCAGGTAGGCTCAGGAATGTGTCCTCCTCCAGGCATGAACAGAAAGCCCCAGGACCCCACAGCCATGCAGCACCCTGCCACCAACTCCATGCACAACAG GATGCCTGGTTACCCCAACATGTCTCCAGGCATGATAGGCTCCGGCCCACCCTATGGCCCTCCCATGAACAACATGCCTGGAATGATGAACACTCAAGGTGGATCACCTTATCCTATGGGGCCAAACATGGCCAATAACTCAAGTG GTATGGCCCCCAGTCCAGAAGTGAACAATAAGATGAACAACAAAGTAGATGGTAGTGGAACGCCCAAGCCAGAGCCCAAATCTAAG AAGTCCAACTCTTCCACGACAACCAATGAAAAGATAACCCGTCTGTACGAGTTAGGACCAGAGCCAGACAGAAAGATGTGGGTGGACCGTTATTTGGCCTTCATTGAGGAGAAAGCCATGGGCATGACCAACCTGCCCGCTGTAGGACGCAAACCCCTCGACCTCTTCCGTCTGTATATGTCAGTCAAAGAGATCGGCAGCATGGCACAG GTTAGTAAGAATAAGAAATGGCGTGATCTGGCCACTTCCCTGAATGTGGGCACATCCAGCAGTGCTGCCAGTTCTTTGAAGAAACAGTACATCCAGTGTCTGTACGCCTTTGAGTGCAAAATTGAGCGTGGTGAGGACCCTCCTCCTGAGATTTttacagacaacaaaaagaacCAAGCTGCTAAGGTCCAGCCACCCTCTCCAG CTGGGTCAGGCTCTCTGCAGGGTCCTCAGACACCCCAGTCCAACAGCAGCTCCATGGCTGAAGGGGGGGACCTGAAACCTCCCACTCCAGCCTCCACTCCTCATACCCAGATGCCCCCCATGCCACCAGGGCCCAG GAGCAGCGTTAACCTGCAGGACCCCTTCTCTGAAGTAAGTGACCCTGCTTTCCCCAGGAAGAACATGACGCCCAACTCTGCCTATCAGGCTGGCATGAACACACCAGACATGCAAGGGCGCATGGGCACCTACGAACCCAACAAGGATCCCTTTGGTAACATGCGGAAAG TCGGAGAGCACTTTCTACCTGCTAACCAGGGCCCGAACAGCGGGGTGGGtgaccaacagcagcagcagcaaccgccacagcagcagcagcctccgTTCAACAGAGGACCGCCTGGGGCCATTGGCACAATGCCAATGGGGCCCAGACAGCAGTTTCCCTATGGACCAGGCTACGACCGGAG ATCGGAGCAAGGAATGGGCCCAGAGGGCAACATGGGACCCGGTGCTCCTCAGCCAAACCCTATGATACCTGCCAATGCCGACACTGGGATGTATTCGCCAAATCGCTTCCCACCACAGCAGCCACG GCATGATTCCTATGGTAATCAGTACCCTGGACAGGGAACGCCCCCTACAGGCTCCTATCCCAATCAGCAGCCTGGAATGtacccacaacaacaacag AGTTACAAGCGTCCTGTGGAAGGGGGTTATCCTCCATCAAAACGCCATGAGACGGAGTACAGTGGTCCCTTCCATGGTGGACAACAACCACCACCGCAGCAACAGCCGGGAGGTACCTCTGCACCCTCTTCAGGACAGCAGGAGTACAATCAGTACAGCGGCAATGGACCCTACCCCGGCTCTGATCGCCGTCCACCTGGCCCAGGCAATCagtttccctttccctttggTCGTGAACGTATGCCGGTAGCGACGGGGCCCAACGCTCAGCCCAACATGCCCCCTCAGATGATGCAGTCAGGACCTGAGGGACCTCAGGGAGGTATGTGGCAGGGACCGCGAGACATAAACTATCAGAGCTACCCCAGCCGACAGGGTGGCCCTGGGGGCCCACCCCAGGGACCCGGCTACCCTGGCATGAACCGCTCTGAGGAGATGATGTCATCAGAACAGCGCATGAATCATGATGGACAGTGGGGGGGTCAGATGGGCCCGCGGCAGCCTCCTTATGGTCCAGCAGGGCCTGGCCAACCTATGCCTCGGTCAGTACAGCCCAACTACCAGCCCCTTCAGGGTGTGCAGAACCACATTCCACAGGTGTCCAGCCCGGCCTCCATGCCCCGCCCCATGGATAGCAGGACATCACCTAGTAAATCTCCCTATATACACGGAGTAATGAAGATGCAAAAGGCTGGCCCTCCAGTGCCTGCGTCTCACATTGTGCCCCCTCCGGTGCAGTCGCCTCTAATAAGACGAGACATGCCTTTTCCCCCGGGCTCTATAGAAGCGTCACATCCTGTCCTGAAACCACGTCGGAGACTCACAGTGAAAGATATTG GTACCCCTGAGGCCTGGAGAGTTATGATGTCATTAAAGTCTGGTTTATTGGCTGAGAGTACGTGGGCCTTAGATACCATCAACATTCTCCTGTATGATGACAACAGTATTTCCACCTTTGATCTCAACACG TTGCCTGGCCTACTAGAGTTGGTGGTTGAGTATTTCAGACGCTGTCTCATTGAAATCTTTGGTATTCTTCGGGAGTATGAGGTGGGAGACCCTGGCCAGAGGACACTGCTAGATCCTGATGCCTTGAAACAAGACTTGGACagtgcagaagaagaggaacaGCGGGCTGAGGACATGGAACAAGAAGAAGTAGATGACGAAGATGAGGAGGAAAGGGAAACTGAGGGGCCAGCTCgtgtgaaggaggaggaggaggaggaggaggatcagTGCTCTGAGTCTCGGGGTCGAGATGAGAAAACAGAAGATGAGGAGAGGAAGAGCAAGGGGTCTTCATCTGAACAGACGGGCTCATCGCAATCCTTAGCTGCCAGTGAGAGACCCAAACAGGCCAGCAAGTTTGACAAGTTTCCTCTAAAGGTGGTACGGAAGAAAGATCCATTTGCAACTAGCAAGTTAAATAATCATGGCAAACTGCAAGAGTTTGACAGTGGGTTACTTCATTGGAGCGCTGGAGGCGGAGACTCAACAGACCACATCCAGACTCACTTTGAACCACGCAAAGACTTCTTGGAACCACGAGAACGGGTATCTGTGCCCTCAAATTTGTTGAGGCAACGAGTCCCAGAAGAAGTGTCACTGGAAAATTGTTTGCCATCTGAGGAGGAGAAAAGCAAGAGTCCAGATGAAGAAGAGAGGCCAAAGGAGACAGCTTCCCCAGAGAAGGCCAGCTCCTCACACAgcagtgaggaggagaggaaaacagatTTGGAGACAATGACAGTTGAGAAAGTTGCCAAAATTCACCAGGAGAATAGTAGACCTATTCCTTTTCCCGGCAGTGTTTTAACCCAGCAGGCACAGCAGAATGGCACCATCCTGGAGGATGAGCCTCACAGTAAAGATGAGGGGCCACTCGTTGCACTGGCTAACTGGCAGGATTCTTTAGCCCGTCGCTGCATTTGTGTCTCCAATATAATCCGCAGCCTCTCCTTTGTGCCAGGCAATGACCACGAGATGTCCAAACATCCAGGGCTACTGCTACTACTAGGACGCCTGATCCTGCTCCACCACAGGCACCCTGAGCGCAAGCAAGCTCCGCTCACCTACGAGAAAGATGAGGACTCGGACGAGGGAATGGGCCAAAGGGATGAATGGTGGTGGGACTGCTTGGAGCTCCTGAGGGAGAACACACTGGTCACTTTGGCAAACATCTCAGGCCAACTGGACCTCTCCATTTACCCAGAGAGCATCTGCTTGCCTCTGTTGGATGGTCTTCTCCACTGGGCTGTCTGCCCATCAGCAGAGGCCCAGGACCCCTTCCCCACCCTCGGCCCCCACAGTGCTTTGTCACCTCAGAGACTGGTCCTGGAGACGCTAAGTAAGCTAAGCATTCAAGATAACAATGTGGACCTCATCTTGGCCACTCCGCCATTCAGTCGGTTGGAGAAGCTATATGGGAACCTTGTGCGGCTAATCGGAGACAGGAAGGTTGCGGTCTGCAGGGAGATGGCCGTGGTCCTGCTGGCCAACCTGGCCCAGGGTGATGCTGTGGCAGCCAGAGCAATCGCTGTTCAGAAAGGCAGTGTGGGCAACCTGCTGGGCTTCCTAGAAGACAGTCTGGCTGCCACACAGCTTCAGCAGAGCCAGAGCTCTCTACTACACCTACAGGGGATGCACTTCGAGCCCACAAGCCCGGACATGATGCGGCGAGCGGCCCGGGCTCTGTACGCCTTAGCCAAGGTGGAGGAGAACCACTCAGAGTTCACACTACAAGAGTCCCGACTCCTCGACCTTTCAGTGTCTCCCCTAATGAACTCACTGGTTTCTCATGTTATCTGTGATGTACTCTTTTTGATTGGCCAGTCATGA